One Struthio camelus isolate bStrCam1 chromosome 28, bStrCam1.hap1, whole genome shotgun sequence genomic region harbors:
- the LOC104152362 gene encoding keratin, type II cytoskeletal 80: MNIEEQSCESHKLSMTNPCKAFTSGSLCSWEASGKMSGRKAASTSSDCQGRSSPTGVASNSCDSLSIHRDGRNHHFSYPSFSIDGRLLVPLHLDIDPDFQARRQQEKEDIKLLNNQFVSLIGKVQCLEQQNKILTTRWNFLKDQDNSHSESDIKAIYDQYMSKMNQEMKALNYERENLELELTKVLDTMDNFRSKYEDEIRLCSGMEYTFTELKKDLDASSLHRTELEVKLHGLQDLMDLKKTIYEQELEELLTEIKDISVVLGIDNTCKLDLSKIVEEVRAQYEALALRSWEEAEALTRRKLNEGNTQSATYGGHLLDSRREIADLNIQIQKLRSCIVSQKSQCLYLEENIKEAGEHGEMALKDAKAKLVKLEEALQKSKENMAHLVKEYQALMSIKLALDVEILTYRKLMEGEESSMESPIPTVISTIHSNPKQPSSSALRNSKVFARGTGSTNSETNPKGGSTKMLPSRSHSNSSAAPEADAYISEAQPKYNSPSIKECS, encoded by the exons ATGAACATAGAAGAACAG AGCTGCGAGAGCCACAAGCTGAGCATGACTAACCCTTGCAAAGCATTCACCAGTGGTTCCCTCTGCTCCTGGGAGGCGTCAGGGAAGATGAGCGGACGAAAAGCAGCCAGCACTTCCTCGGATTGCCAGGGCCGCAGCAGTCCCACCGGGGTGGCAAGCAACAGCTGTGACTCACTCAGCATCCACAGAGATGGCAGAAACCACCACTTTTCTTACCCCTCCTTCTCCATCGATGGGAGACTCCTGGTCCCCCTTCACCTGGATATTGACCCTGACTTCCAAGCCAGGCGACAGCAGGAGAAGGAGGACATCAAGCTGCTCAACAACCAGTTCGTGTCCCTGATTGGGAAG GTCCAGTGCTTGGAGCAACAGAACAAGATCCTGACAACAAGGTGGAACTTCCTGAAGGATCAAGACAATTCCCATTCTGAGTCAGACATCAAGGCCATCTATGATCAGTACATGAGCAAAATGAATCAAGAGATGAAGGCCCTCAACTATGAGCGGGAAAACCTAGAGCTGGAGCTGACAAAGGTGCTGGATACCATGGATAACTTTCGAAGCAA ATACGAGGATGAAATTCGCCTCTGTAGTGGCATGGAATATACCTTCACAGAGCTCAAAAAG GATCTAGACGCGAGCTCCTTGCACAGAACCGAGCTGGAGGTAAAGCTGCATGGGCTCCAAGACCTGATGGACTTGAAGAAAACCATCTATGAGCAG GAACTTGAGGAGCTGCTGACAGAAATTAAGGACATCTCTGTTGTCCTGGGAATTGACAACACATGCAAACTTGACCTCAGCAAAATTGTGGAAGAAGTGAGGGCCCAGTATGAAGCCCTTGCTCTCaggagctgggaggaggctgAAGCACTCACCAGGAGAAAG ctgaATGAAGGAAACACCCAGTCAGCCACCTACGGGGGTCACCTCCTTGACAGCCGACGGGAGATTGCAGACCTGAATATACAGATCCAGAAGTTGAGGTCCTGCATTGTGTCCCAAAAGAGTCAG TGCCTGTACTTGGAGGAGAACATCAAAGAGGCAGGGGAGCATGGTGAGATGGCCCTCAAGGACGCCAAAGCCAAGCTGGTCAAACTAGAAGAAGCCCTACAGAAGAGCAAGGAGAATATGGCTCACCTGGTAAAAGAGTATCAGGCACTGATGAGCATCAAACTGGCTCTGGATGTGGAGATCCTCACTTACAGGAAGCTGAtggaaggggaagagagcag catggagtcaccaataCCCACCGTCATCAGCACCATCCACTCCAACCCAAAGCAGC cttCCTCCAGTGCCTTAAGGAATTCCAAGGTGTTTGCGAGAGGAACAGGCAGCACCAACAGTGAGACAAACCCAAAGGGAGGTAGCACAAAGATGCTTCCCTCGAGAAGCCACAGCAACAGCTCAGCAGCACCCGAAGCAGATGCCTACATCAGCGAGGCCCAGCCAAAGTACAATTCCCCGTCCATCAAAGAATGCTCCTAG